The sequence below is a genomic window from Desulfatiglans sp..
GAAAAGATTAACAGGAATGTGCAGCTTATCGATGATGTGCTCTATGAGGTGGACATTGCAACAGGAAAGATAGTCTGGACCTGGAAGGCCTCGGAGCATATAGATGAGATGGGTTTTGATGATGCAGCATTAAAAGCCATGCAGACCTATAACAGAAAACCAATGAGTGAAGGTGACGGCTTTGACTGGTTCCATCAGAACTGCGCGTCATACTTAGGCCCAAACAAATGGTATGACGGGGGAGATGAAAGATTCAATCCCGATAACATCATTATAGACAGCCGCGAGGCAGGTCTCCTTGCAATCATAGATCACAAAAGCGGGAAGATTGCCTGGAAGGCCAGGCCATATTATCGAGAGGGTGATGACAAAAAACTTGGATGGATGATAGGTGTACATCATACCCATATGATTCCAAAGGGCTTACCCGGGGAGGGGAATATTATGGTTTTTGATAATGGCGGCAATTCCGGCTATGGCCCTCCCACTGATTTTGCCCCGGACGGAATATCTGTTATGCGCAGGGATTATTCCAGGGTGGTGGAGTTCAATCCTGTTACAAAGGAGATTGTATGGGAATATACCCCGAACAGCTCAAGGAGCGGAAAACCAGAACCGATTTATGGTCATAAGTTATACAGCGTTAATGTGTCGTCCGCCCAGAGACTGCCTAATGGAAATACGCTTATCACAGAGGGGGCGCAGGGCCGTATAATTGAAATTACGAAAGACTACGAGATCGTGTGGGAATACATGAATCCCTATCTGTGGGATTCTGACATCCCCATGACAAGGACCCTTGTTTATCGATCATACAGGTTACCATATGACTGGGTGCCGCAGCTTAAAAAACCAAAGGAATCAGCAGTTGATGCGGGACCAAATTATATGTATAAAGTACCGGCAGATGATGGCTCCCTCCCCGATTTTGGCATAGAAAAAACATCTGTATGGATTCAGGGGGGGACACAGGGAAGACAATCCAAAGGAGAGGATAAAAAATGACAGAGACAAAGTATGGTAAGTATATTGTTACAGAACTAAAGGTGCCTGAAGAAAAGAAGAAGATAGAGGCGGCATATTCAAAATATGCAAAGAGGATACTGTGGCTTGATAAAAATGTGGTTGAGGGCGCATTTCACATGAATACCGCATGGTATTTAAAGGCTGCCCAGACCCTTGAGGATTGTCCCCATGCGCATGATTCGGATGAGATCATCGGCTTTTTCGGGAACAACCCTGATGACCCCTATGACCTTGGCGGTGAGATAGAGATGTGGATTGAGGATGAAAAACATATCATCACAAAGAGCGCACTGCTCTTTATACCTGCCCACATGAAACACTGCCCCCTCATACTTAAAAGGGTGGACAGACCCATATTCCATTTTACGACCGTGCCGGGTAAACTCTATATTAAGGATGAAGAGGGGAAATAGTTCCAAATTATCGTGATGACATCAATGATGTAGGGGCGAATAATTATTCGCCCCTACAGATGAATGCTTATTCAAAAATGATTTGCCCGGGCAGCAAGGTGAAGGGATGCTTGGATGATGGTGCAAGGCTCAAGGCATTTATTTAGGCAGTAATGGCTGTATAATAATATTTAGATCATTAAACGAACATGAACCTGATATGAATCAGAAAATGACAGCTCAAATAAAATCCGAATTGATTGCGCCATGTGGCATGAACTGTGCGATTTGCATGGGGCACCTTTTAAGAAAAAAGAATAAATGCCCTGGCTGCCGGGGAGAAGATACAAGCAAACCTGTATACTGTGTTAAATGTGTAATAGTAAACTGCGATTTACTTAAAAGTAACAACTTGAAATATTGCTCAGTAAAGTGCGAAAAGTATCCATGTACCCGGCTTAAGAATTTGGATAAAAGATACCGGACCAAGTATGGTATGAGTATGATTGAAAACCTGGGAAATATAGAACAATCCCGCATCAGGGCATTTGTAAAAAATGAAAAGATAAGATGGCGTTGTTCAGAATGTGGCGGGATTATCTGTGTCCATCGAGGGGCTTGTTCCGTATGTGGAAGGGATAGACATTAGCCAATATTACACATGATATTGCTTGATTATTATCAACCTTGTAGATAATATTCTGCTGTCCTGATACAGAATCCATATTATATATTTCTTCATAAAAATCCCGGTGAATCTTTCTGTACAGCATCCTAAAAATAAAGATATCCGGAACTGTTGAGAAACGTTATGACATTTAAAGAACTATTTTCTCTTACGTTTAAATATGTTTATGCCTTTAGGCTTCAATTATCAAAGGCGTTATTGGTCCCTTTTATTTTGTCGATTTTACTGGATATTATACCATTCTTCTGGTCAAGTTTTTTAATCAGTATAATTAATATGGGCCTTTCTTTAATGATTCAAACAATATTTGCAGTCACAACGCATAGGATGATTTTACTTGGTCCAAGCCATGTTCCAACATGGGGGATTATGAAATGGTCTATTAGAGAGACTGTGTTTATATTTCATGTAGTGGCATTAGCTTTAATAATATTTTTATGTACTTTAATCATGCATATCCCCATAATTGGAACTCTTATATTTTTTGTATTGGTTTTTTTATATCTAGTACTTTTACTTCCCAGGTTATCGCTTGTGTTTCCAGCTATTGCTGTCGGAGATAGATGCAGTTTTAAAAACTCATGGTTTGTGACAAAGAATTATCATAAATTAATGTTCTTTTCTATAATTTTGATACCATTAATAGTCTCAATCCCTGCAATATTAATAAGGAATATTCCATATACATTTTTAATTGTTAGTATTTTAACAAATGTTACAACAGTCGTTGGTGTTGCATCATTGTCTTTATCTTATAAATATATATTAAAAGAATTTTCAGCATGATTGGAAATAGGATGAAACTCAGGAATTCAATCGATAAAGACATCAAAGAGCTTCAAATACGACTGAAGGATGGCACCATACAACGGGCATTCAGGTGGATTGTGTCATACATGTCCAGATTGCGGGCAGTATTTGCAGATTAGTTTGGTGAACGGGCTGTATCGGGGTTATACCAGGGATATTTTAATATGACCTACTTTGCCCTGTTCCCTGAAGAGCTCAAGGCCCGTGATCTTAAGCTTGCCATTGTCTTTAACTACGAAAACTTTAAGTTCGAAGTGTGGCTTGCTGCCAGGAACCGGAAGGTGCAGAAACGCTATTATGAACTGCTTCTTAAGAGCGGTTACAAGAAACATCCGCTCATTGAGCCAGCAGTCGGGATAGATGCCATTGTAACCGCAATACTTAAAGGAGACCCTTCTTTTGAAGATGAAAGCATCCTCACAGCAGAGATCATCGAAGGTGTTACAGCCTTTGAAAAAGATATCGTAACATTTCTGAATAAAGTTGATGCACGGAAGAGTAAATGAAGTCTGCATCAATACAAAACCCGATGTTCGAATTCCTGGAGAATGATGGGAATGTATGAAATGGTTTAGCCAGACAGGTTTTCAGGTTGGTTTGCGCTATAGTCCATAGCGTATTTTAACCAGCGGCCTTTTGTTAAAACGATTTGACCAGCCTCAAATACTTTAATATACTCATAATCAAATTTCCTAATCATAGATAAATAAGGAACAGGATCATGTTGCAGAAACAGGATATCCTAGAATTATTGCGAAAGTTTAAAAAAAATAAAGGTGCAACCTATGACATAATTCGTCTAGGCATCTTTGGGTCGGCAGCCAGGGGGACAGCACATGAAGATAGTGATATAGATGTAGTCGTTGTTCTGGGAAAACCCGATATGTTCAACCTTATTGGAATAAAACAAGACCTTGAAGATGAGTTCAAATGTAAAATCGACCTTGTGAGACACAGGGAAAATATGAATCCTTTTCTTAAAAAGAGGATAGATAAAGAGGCTGTTTATGTTTGATATAGGTATGGTGAAGGAGATCCTTAAACAGATTTTTGATGCTACTCAAAAAATTCAAAGAAGATTTGCATTAGTTCATTCTGTAAATGATTTTACAGGGTCTGAAACTGGGATGGAAAAACTGGATTCTATATGTATGCTCTTGATAGCAATAGGAGAAAGTATCAAGAACCTAGATAAGAAAACAAATAATGAACTCCTTTCAAGATATCCGAACACGGAATGGAAAAAGATAATGGGGTTGAGAGATATTATCAGCCATCATTATTTTGATGTTGATGCTGAAGTTATATATGACGTCTGCATAAATCACATAAAACCCCTTTCTTCAACAATTCAAAAAATGATTGATGAGCTTTAATTGTAAAAGTAGTTATCGATATCTATATCCCCAATAATTTTCGTATAGAAACAAATACAATATATGGATAACTTCAAAGAACAAGAATTACATGAGGCACTTAATCCGATAACGTCACTCATCAGTAAGTCTGAAAAATCACAGCAGAAACTGGCACCGGGCACCTGGCAGCATAAAATGCTGGGAGACAATATCAGGGCATTACAATATGCAGCCAGTTTGATTAGCGGGGATACAGATATAAAGGGAAGTCTCACGCAGGATGAATTACATGAGGCCCTCCGATCAATTGCTTCGATGATAAATAAGGCAGAAAAATATCAGGAAAAGTTTTTATCGGGAACCTCCCAGCATACATTGCAGAAAAACAGGATCAATGCGTTATATATTGCGGAAAGGCTAATAATGATACGTATCGGATGGAGGTAGAATGAAAAATTAAATTATCCTAAATGAGATACAAAACGATATAGTCTCCAGTGCAGCAAAAAGCCATAAAGTCGAAGGAATTATAAAAATTCGGCTAGTTTGGCATATAAAACGACAAAAAATATAATTATATTTGGTTGACTTGCATGATTTGAGCAAATATATATCTGCCCATGAAATGGGTGGTCTATCTTTTTGGAAATAGCAGTATGACCTGGCATTCTGTCACCAGGGGATGTGATATCCGGTTTTCACGGTTAAAGAAAAGCAGGAATAACTCCATTTCAGTTGGCTTTTTGTAGTTCAAAGGCATCTTTCACAAAGAGAAGAATGCTGTAACCGCTAAAGACAAAAGTACAAATAAAAAACTATATAAAAAAGAGAAGAAACTAACCGTTAATACTGATTTGCAGGCTGCAAGGTTTCTATCCAGGGCAGACCCTTCAGACTGTATTTGAAAGGAATGCACATGAAGAAACTCTTATCTTTTTTCAGTGTCATAGCTATCACAGCTATGATATCGGTATTTGCCTACGCAGGCAGTGCCAAAATGGTAAAAGAGGCCACCCTCTCTTTCCTGGATGGCCAAACCCCGGAAACAATAGAGATTTACCCTGGAGACCCTGTTTTATTTGATCTTGACATTACGGCTATACGCAGTTCATTTCCAAAGATATACGTTGTCCCTGTTATCAAAGAAAAAAACCCGGCCACAGGTGAATTGGTGGAAAGAACAAAGGGCGCAAAGTATCTTACAGATATCTGTTTGCACAACCGTAAATGCTGTGATCATAAGATCAAAAA
It includes:
- a CDS encoding PQQ-binding-like beta-propeller repeat protein, which gives rise to MFIFPAVIYAHPSVYPLGTTIYKPDKCWNGYTILSADKGILIDMNGNLVHLWKGKLHHPNKVYPGGFLLSATSPWKQGRQDAIQIQIRDFDDNVLWSFDKWVEGKANEGDGKMWVSRQHHDMQIKGNPTGYYIPDAPPVDTTKGTLLALAHYNVKNEKINRNVQLIDDVLYEVDIATGKIVWTWKASEHIDEMGFDDAALKAMQTYNRKPMSEGDGFDWFHQNCASYLGPNKWYDGGDERFNPDNIIIDSREAGLLAIIDHKSGKIAWKARPYYREGDDKKLGWMIGVHHTHMIPKGLPGEGNIMVFDNGGNSGYGPPTDFAPDGISVMRRDYSRVVEFNPVTKEIVWEYTPNSSRSGKPEPIYGHKLYSVNVSSAQRLPNGNTLITEGAQGRIIEITKDYEIVWEYMNPYLWDSDIPMTRTLVYRSYRLPYDWVPQLKKPKESAVDAGPNYMYKVPADDGSLPDFGIEKTSVWIQGGTQGRQSKGEDKK
- a CDS encoding nucleotidyltransferase, with product MLQKQDILELLRKFKKNKGATYDIIRLGIFGSAARGTAHEDSDIDVVVVLGKPDMFNLIGIKQDLEDEFKCKIDLVRHRENMNPFLKKRIDKEAVYV
- a CDS encoding DUF86 domain-containing protein encodes the protein MFDIGMVKEILKQIFDATQKIQRRFALVHSVNDFTGSETGMEKLDSICMLLIAIGESIKNLDKKTNNELLSRYPNTEWKKIMGLRDIISHHYFDVDAEVIYDVCINHIKPLSSTIQKMIDEL